Genomic segment of Geminocystis herdmanii PCC 6308:
CCTTCCATTTCAGGACGAGGTTGAATATTGATCAACTCACTCAACGAAATAATTAATTCGCCATTTCCAGAGTTTAAATCTACTTCCCAAATACCATCTTTATCTAAAGGTTGAACTGGAGAAAAATTTTTAACCTCCATTTTGTAACCATAGTCAGGTCTTAATTTATCTAGTCGTTTATAATTGAGGGTTAACGCTTTATAACCTTGAGGATTAACTACTTGAATCGGAAAAGGTAATTCTTGACAATCTCCCTGAGAATCAACCCATATCGAAACTAGATTTTTATTGCTAACACTATTAAAAACTAATATACCCGGGGTATTATCGGGAGTCCATTGAGTCATAGCTCCCTGTTGAAAGTTCCACGCTTCAGTTTTGCCAATTATTTGGCATTCTTGATTAGAGTAACGAATAATCTGAAGATTTTGTCCGCCTTCCCAACGATGAACTAAAAAATCACTCATATCCTTTGCCCAAGGAGATTTATCATAGTAACCAAAAAACTCATGAACATTCCCTCCAGAGTTTGCAGGATAACCTGACGCATCTTGAATTGAAACATCAGGATGAACATAATATTCAAATCCTTTTTCTCGATAAAGAACATAATTGAGTTTTAAATAAGCCAATTTCAAGTTCGATCGAATTTGAGGAGACGCATCTAAAATTTTTCCTATATAACGTTCCGTTTTATTATAATTTGTTTTCATGATAATTTCTATCTAATTTTAGATTTAAGGCTTATCGATTTATTGTGCAAGTCTCTCTGGAAGAAACATTATCTTAAGAATAATAGAATTTAAGCATTGACAAAAATCATATAATATGGGTACGACTTTTCCAATATTATATGATCATTTCTAGTATTAGTTTTCTATGATTATCAGATATTTTTTACTTCATACTAATTGACTCAAATTTTACTAAGTACTCAGGCAAAATTAATTGTATATTAGCGATCAATTCAACCCCATTGTTATCAGAGGTTTAAGAAAAATAAAATGCACAATTAATTTTACTCACTCACTTATCTTACTTTGTTGACTAACAATAAAATTTGTTCATAATATTTTCTATATATCAATTTATTAAGTAAATATTTAAGGAAAAATTTTAAAATAGTTAAGTATTTTCTAAAGATAAAATGTTCTGGATTATACATTTTTAACAAATCAATTTGTTCTTGCCACTGAGTTTGAATAATTTTTATATTATTAGCCTTATTTGATATGCCTCCTAACTCAAAATTACATATCACTATATCAATCATTTCAAAATTTCTATGAGATTTTAAATACCTTAATTTATACTCAGCATCACCGAAAATTCGGAATTTAGTATCATATAAATTAGATTGATAAAAACAACGGGGGAAAAAAATTGATTGATGATTAGGTAAATATTTTTTACTCCAAATATCGGCTTGTTCGGGAGAAGATATATTTAAAGGGGGGAATAGCCAGTTACTATTTATTCCTTTAACCTTTGCCCTACCAAAGTAAGCCTTATTCTGGTCTTTGATTTCTTCAACTACTTTAGTTAATACAAAATTATCAACAAAAGTATCTCCAGCATTTAAGAAAATAACGAAATCTCCATGAGTATATTTTAAACCCTTATTCATTGCATCATAAATACCATTATCAGGCTCACTTAAATAATAAGATATATGCTGTTCATTTTGCTTTATAACATCAAGTGTTTTATCTCCAGAAGCACCATCAATAACAATATATTCAATATTTTGATAAATTTGATTTTTAACTGTAGTTAAAGTGTCTGTCAAGCCTTTAGGATTGTTGTATACTACAGTAATAATTGTTATTAGATAATGTTTTTTCATAAAAATTCACTGAATGTAGTTTTATTACAAAAAAAGTTTTAGCTGATCAAAAAAATCTCTAAAACTTTTAGATCACTAATTTATCATAGACCACAGAAATTGTATATAATCAACTAAATTTTTTCCCAGAGGATTTCCTTCCCATAGTAGGGATGTATTTTGAAGTGAGCTGAAAATCGTTTGGTATAAAAAATACAAAATTTTAGTAAAAATTGCAACAAAAATAAGAAAAGAAAAAATGTTTGGTCTATCAATTTGCTGTTTTGAATCCAATAAAATAGTGTAAAAAAAGCCAGATAAACCACTCAAAAAGACTGTTAATCTTCCAAAAGCTGGAATAAAGGTATAGAATGAAATTAAACTAACAAGAGAAAATACAAACATAACAGACCAAATAAAAGAAGATACTTTTTCATCTTTTGGATGTATTAAAATAATTGAAGGAAGCAGTATAAGTATATCAAAGATTGTTCTTTTCCAAAGGCCTTCGTTCAGTCCCAATGTAAAATCATCACCTCTATTAACGTATAATAGAAACTTGTAAGAAAATACTGGTAATAGTTGATTGAGAAAAGAAAAGTTTTGTAAAGCGACAAAAAGGATAGGAAGAACGGTTAAAACTATTAGAAAAAATAGATAAATAAATATTTTTTTTCTAAAAAAATTATTGATAATTTTCCTAAATTTTCTAATTAACTTAAAAGGTGATTTTTTTGTTTCTTGATTATTTATTAAAGGGATAAAAATCATACCGATCACAATAAACAGTAAAGAGCTACTGTGAGTTAAAATAGCTAATGTGGAAAACACTAACTTTTTCCATAGACGAATAGTATAAATAAAAATAACCAAAAAAATAAAAGCGTAAAACTGTCTCATCAAAAATAATTGCATGAAGTAATGTGAAGAAGTAATGTTCAACAACATAATTGTGGGATAGTATGATGGCATAAATCTTATGGCAATGAGTATAAATGCTAAATTAATTGTCAAAGCTTGAACTAAAATAAAATGATTTTCGTTAGCATCGAATAGTGTTTTAATTAAATTAGGAATGATAAAAGTTATTGGTTCCATATTTCTGGACTCCATATACTTGAATAAAGGTAAATTTCCAAGGTTATTATAAATATTTAAATATACTTGCAAATCACTTGTTACTTCATATGTGGACGCATAAATAGTAATAGTAAAAAGTACTAAAAAAATAGTAAAAAAATTACCATTTAAGAAACTTTGTTTTTGCTTTTTTGTCATAACTCGCTTAGAAACATTCACTTGTGCAAACATTAATAGTGGAATTATTCCTAGTATTGGAGATAATATCCATAAGCCTAATCCAAAAAAGAAAATAGTATATTTTACTTTATTTAAAGAATTAAATACTTTATGGAAAAAATTGTATTTTTCTGTTTGATAATAGTTATAATCACTCATGATTACTTCTTTCTCGTAGTATATTAATCCATTTTGCCTTTTCATTTAGTTATTCCTGATTATTAAACAAATTTTCTAAGCCGAAGATATTTTGAACATCTAATAACATTTTTCTTTTCCAGAACTTCTAACAAAAGTAAAACGGTTTCTATATGAGTCGATAGAATCAATATTTAAAAAGGGTGTGGCTCTTAATAATAGTTACAATTGGAAACTCACAAAAAAGAGATAATTTAAAATTAGCCACACTGTACAGTATTTAATCTTATAATGTGGATTCTTTTAGAAAATCTATTAAGAGTCTGTTCAAATCTGAGCAATGTAGGTAAACAAAGTATATCTTTTTGTGTAAATCATTATAATCTTAATTTTGCTGATTTAATATTCTCCCACCATAAATAAAATCTTCTGGGAATTAACAAACAGAAACATAAAATCAATATAGTTTTTGGGCTACAGGTATCTTTATTGTATTCTTCTTCCATGTATTTAATCAAATTTGAATATATTTTATTTTTTTGGTTCTTAGGAATTAAAAACAATTGCCTTGTAGAAGTACGATAAGCTGCATTTAGGTACTTATAATGAAATAGAGATATATCTGTAAATTGTGTTTTCCATTTAACTTCTATTTGTTCAAGTCCTTGTAAACGTTTTTCTAAATTTTGCGATGTTCTTTCAGATAAATGTTGTCTAAAATATACTAATGTTTGTTGAATCAAACCAAACTCATATTTTTCAGAAATTCTTAACCACATATCCCAATCTTGAAAACTTACTAAATTTTCATCAAAAAAACCACAATCATTAAAGGCTTTAGATAACACAGTAACACAGCTAGATGTTGGAGGACAAAAATTTCCTTCTAAAAAAGATTTAGTTACGTTTTTGGGTAGTGGTTTATTTGGGGAGTAAGGCGGTATTTCATTATTAGACCAAATAAATAAAACATTGGAATAAAATAAACCAATATTTGGATATTTGCAATGAAACTGATAGTGTATTTCCAATTTTTTTATATCCCAGATGTCATCATCATCTAAAAATGCAATTATTTGACCTCTGGAATGTCTAATACCTGTGTTTCTTGCTGTGTTACCACCCTGAGAAACTTTATGATTTATTAGGATAAATCTTTCATCATTTAACTGTTTTAAAATCGTTTCAACTTTTTGTTGATCAGGAGGATAATCATTAACAACTATACACTCCCAATTAGTACAAGTTTGGGCTACAACCGAATCTAAAGCCTCTTTTAACAAAGGAAGCCGATTATAAGTGGGAATAATAACAGAGACTTTTGGATTGTATAACATAAAACTCAATTATTGTGCTGTAAAATTTTTAAAATTTGTTTAACACGCTTTTCAGTATTGCATATTTTGGTGATATTTTCTCTTCCTGCTTTGCCCATTTGTTCTGCTAAATCAGGATTATTTAACAGTTCAATCATTCTCTCCGCCATTGTCTTGTAATCAAACTCCCTTACCAAAAATCCTGTTTTACCATCTATAACTTGCTCTGGAATACCACTATGATAAGTGGAAACTATCGGTAGCTCTAAAGCTGCTCCTTCTGCTAAACCGACTGGAAAACCCTCTTGATCTCCATCTAATGCAACAACGCTATGCTGTGCTAATAACCAGTGTTGGTTTACTATTTCTAGGGCTTGTTTGTGTGGTAAAGCTCCCCATAGTTTAACACTATCAGTAAGTTTTAACGTTTCAAGACGTTGCTTAACCCTTGTCATTTCCTCCCCATCTCCAATCATGGTTAATGTAGCATGAGGAATTTTTTGCCTGACTAGGTTAAACGCCTCAATTAAAGCCAAAGGATGTTTTTTTGGAGTAAAACGTCCTAAAAAGGAAAGCGAGGGATGAGATTTTCGTCTTATTTCCCAAGAGAGTGGATTTAAGCCTTCTAAATTAATGCCGAGACGTACTACACTAATTTTTTCTGGATTTGCACCTTCTAAGATTAATAAACGTTTAATATGTTCTGAAGGAGTAATTAACGCCGTAGCACTTTCAAACAGTGATGGTAAAGCCTTACGATAGGCGGTGTTATTTAATGCTTTTGTTATATCCATAGCGTGAAAATGAACAACAAATGGTATATTTAATTGTTCTAAAGCTAATTGTGATCGTACGGCAACAACTCCAAAATCAATAAATGCTACATCGGGTTTATGTTGATTAAGGGAGACAATAAGTCTTTTGGTTGCTTGTTTTCTTTTAAGATTAAAATGTTTTTTTTGAGCGAACTCATCTTTTAACACACGATATAATCTAGTGGTAATTTTGTTGAATAATGACAGTTGAGAAAACTGTAATTCCTTAATATCATCAAAATGATGCGGATTACTGAATAAATCTTGATTTATATTTTGATTGCAAAAAATGATTACAGAATGACCTTTTTCAACAAATTCGTTGGCTAAGTCTCTGACAAAAGTTTCAGAGATTTCTCCATAGTTATTTACAATATAAGCAATTTTCATTTCTTTGTCCTTAAAGTTTTGTGCTAACTCTGTATTTATTGTTAAATGTGAATAATTTTCATTACTGATTGATACTTTGATTATATTTATCCAATAGTATTTTCCCTGATTGTAAGGCTCTTTTTTCTTCTATTTCAACTTTTGGAAAAAGGTTTTGCCTAATTTCGGGCAAAGAGGCGATAAAATTTTCCACTAGGGGGATGAAACTATTCGCATCAATAGTTTCAATATCTGTTATCCAATCTTCCATTCCTAATCTGATGAATAATTCTTTAGTTTTAAATTCATAAGCAATTGGTATTACTGGAGTTCTGGCAACTAATGACAAAATACACATGTGCATTCTAGTTCCAATAACTAAATCATAAGAAGATAGAATTTCAAGTAGCTTGTAAGGATGATTAAAATTGCTATTTACATTAACTTTACCTTGAAATTCTATAGGTAAAAGATTTTTAATTTCTTCTGCCGTAATAGAATCGTCAGTATGATATTCGGGAATGCCCTGACAAGTTGAAATAAAATCAATAATAATATTTCCCCTTTTCAGTAAATGGTTAATCAATTCTACTAAACAGTTTTTGTAATTAATCATTCCTTTTTTTGAAGTCTTTGTTTTAAAAAACTTCCAGTCTCTTACAGAAATAGCTATTTTAATTTGATTATTCTCAAGATTATCAAGATTATCTTTGGATACGCTGACAAAATTTAAAAGTTTTCCCAAAGAAAATACTATATCTGAACTAATTTGAATTTTATTTTTATTAACTCCAATATCAATAAGGTGTTGTTCAGACTTTTCATCTCTAAGTAAAACTAATAGAGATTGATTAAAAATATGATTCAACTTCTTTTGATATTTTTTGTTATGGAATGGTCCCAAGGATTGAGTAAAAAAGACCAAAGGGCATTTAAGCAATAAAGATAAATTATAGTCAAAAATTCTATTCGGAAAATCATTAATATAATTTTCAACTAAGTATGTACCACCGGTGCTAATTATGATATTTGCATTACTAAAATGTTTAATATCGTCCAATTCTGTTTCTGTTACTAATATTTGTGCTAATCTTTCTTGTTTTTTTGAAAACAAAAAAGTCGCTAAGTAAAACCGAAAAGGATTAATTATCTTTCGAAAAATAAGATGTATTTTGCGGATAAATCTCGTTAATAATTTATTATGTTTGTTCTGTGGTAATTGGGTTAATTTTTGATAAATCATCAGTCTTAAAGTATTTTCTGGGTAATATTTGACTGCGACTTCAGGCTGACGATCGTAAACTATAAATTCAATTTCTGTTGCAAAGTTTTGCTTGATCAGTTGTATTAGAGAAAATAAAATAGCGGCATCACCGCCGTTGAGAGCCACAGTTCCCAATATAAGTATTTTTTTCATATAGTATGCCAAAGTATGGTAAGTAGATTATAATCTGAAGGATTCAATAGACATCTTCATAAATTAAAAATTAAATCAAATCCAGTATAAAAATCTTTAAATTTATA
This window contains:
- a CDS encoding polysaccharide pyruvyl transferase family protein, coding for MKKILILGTVALNGGDAAILFSLIQLIKQNFATEIEFIVYDRQPEVAVKYYPENTLRLMIYQKLTQLPQNKHNKLLTRFIRKIHLIFRKIINPFRFYLATFLFSKKQERLAQILVTETELDDIKHFSNANIIISTGGTYLVENYINDFPNRIFDYNLSLLLKCPLVFFTQSLGPFHNKKYQKKLNHIFNQSLLVLLRDEKSEQHLIDIGVNKNKIQISSDIVFSLGKLLNFVSVSKDNLDNLENNQIKIAISVRDWKFFKTKTSKKGMINYKNCLVELINHLLKRGNIIIDFISTCQGIPEYHTDDSITAEEIKNLLPIEFQGKVNVNSNFNHPYKLLEILSSYDLVIGTRMHMCILSLVARTPVIPIAYEFKTKELFIRLGMEDWITDIETIDANSFIPLVENFIASLPEIRQNLFPKVEIEEKRALQSGKILLDKYNQSINQ
- a CDS encoding glycosyltransferase family 2 protein; protein product: MKKHYLITIITVVYNNPKGLTDTLTTVKNQIYQNIEYIVIDGASGDKTLDVIKQNEQHISYYLSEPDNGIYDAMNKGLKYTHGDFVIFLNAGDTFVDNFVLTKVVEEIKDQNKAYFGRAKVKGINSNWLFPPLNISSPEQADIWSKKYLPNHQSIFFPRCFYQSNLYDTKFRIFGDAEYKLRYLKSHRNFEMIDIVICNFELGGISNKANNIKIIQTQWQEQIDLLKMYNPEHFIFRKYLTILKFFLKYLLNKLIYRKYYEQILLLVNKVR
- a CDS encoding glycosyltransferase family 2 protein, coding for MLYNPKVSVIIPTYNRLPLLKEALDSVVAQTCTNWECIVVNDYPPDQQKVETILKQLNDERFILINHKVSQGGNTARNTGIRHSRGQIIAFLDDDDIWDIKKLEIHYQFHCKYPNIGLFYSNVLFIWSNNEIPPYSPNKPLPKNVTKSFLEGNFCPPTSSCVTVLSKAFNDCGFFDENLVSFQDWDMWLRISEKYEFGLIQQTLVYFRQHLSERTSQNLEKRLQGLEQIEVKWKTQFTDISLFHYKYLNAAYRTSTRQLFLIPKNQKNKIYSNLIKYMEEEYNKDTCSPKTILILCFCLLIPRRFYLWWENIKSAKLRL
- a CDS encoding glycosyltransferase family 4 protein, translated to MKIAYIVNNYGEISETFVRDLANEFVEKGHSVIIFCNQNINQDLFSNPHHFDDIKELQFSQLSLFNKITTRLYRVLKDEFAQKKHFNLKRKQATKRLIVSLNQHKPDVAFIDFGVVAVRSQLALEQLNIPFVVHFHAMDITKALNNTAYRKALPSLFESATALITPSEHIKRLLILEGANPEKISVVRLGINLEGLNPLSWEIRRKSHPSLSFLGRFTPKKHPLALIEAFNLVRQKIPHATLTMIGDGEEMTRVKQRLETLKLTDSVKLWGALPHKQALEIVNQHWLLAQHSVVALDGDQEGFPVGLAEGAALELPIVSTYHSGIPEQVIDGKTGFLVREFDYKTMAERMIELLNNPDLAEQMGKAGRENITKICNTEKRVKQILKILQHNN
- a CDS encoding EpsG family protein encodes the protein MKRQNGLIYYEKEVIMSDYNYYQTEKYNFFHKVFNSLNKVKYTIFFFGLGLWILSPILGIIPLLMFAQVNVSKRVMTKKQKQSFLNGNFFTIFLVLFTITIYASTYEVTSDLQVYLNIYNNLGNLPLFKYMESRNMEPITFIIPNLIKTLFDANENHFILVQALTINLAFILIAIRFMPSYYPTIMLLNITSSHYFMQLFLMRQFYAFIFLVIFIYTIRLWKKLVFSTLAILTHSSSLLFIVIGMIFIPLINNQETKKSPFKLIRKFRKIINNFFRKKIFIYLFFLIVLTVLPILFVALQNFSFLNQLLPVFSYKFLLYVNRGDDFTLGLNEGLWKRTIFDILILLPSIILIHPKDEKVSSFIWSVMFVFSLVSLISFYTFIPAFGRLTVFLSGLSGFFYTILLDSKQQIDRPNIFSFLIFVAIFTKILYFLYQTIFSSLQNTSLLWEGNPLGKNLVDYIQFLWSMIN